In Terriglobia bacterium, a single genomic region encodes these proteins:
- a CDS encoding cytochrome c3 family protein, producing the protein MERAVFRLVVFLLPVVAGLPGLAAGVAEAPPSEESFYAKSLHYTNRGIESVYSKENGGLERLTGVSAADLGCLKSKCHVRSCDACHRKDVGGKAFFTVEKDVLEAACRRCHPVEKDDPDVHFRKGMKCMDCHSAREVHGDGTAYESYRQPGVLDTRCERCHGDLPRIASHTVHGGRLDCAACHARDVPTCYNCHIDTRLKEGKDASIEIKNLLFLVNHDGKVTPANFLSYVYGSKTMITFAPSFAHSIRKEGRKCAECHDTPIVRDIKADRLVPFRWEDGRIKSVEGVIPVLDGMRWDLVFLGREGDRWVPLRDPAAPLLNYSSRCSPLTREQFAEIEKARTGA; encoded by the coding sequence ATGGAACGCGCCGTCTTCCGCCTCGTTGTGTTTCTCCTCCCCGTCGTGGCGGGTCTTCCCGGCCTGGCCGCGGGGGTCGCCGAAGCGCCTCCCTCGGAGGAGAGCTTCTACGCGAAGAGCCTCCACTACACGAACCGGGGGATCGAGAGCGTGTACTCGAAGGAGAACGGAGGTCTCGAGCGGCTCACGGGGGTTTCCGCCGCGGACCTCGGCTGCCTCAAGTCCAAGTGCCACGTCAGGAGCTGCGACGCGTGCCATCGCAAGGACGTGGGCGGCAAGGCCTTCTTCACCGTCGAGAAGGACGTCCTCGAGGCCGCCTGCCGGAGGTGCCATCCCGTCGAGAAGGACGACCCCGACGTGCACTTCAGGAAGGGGATGAAGTGCATGGACTGCCACAGCGCGCGGGAGGTTCACGGCGACGGGACCGCCTACGAAAGCTACCGGCAGCCGGGCGTGCTGGACACGCGGTGCGAGAGGTGTCATGGCGACCTCCCCCGCATCGCGAGCCACACGGTTCACGGGGGGAGGCTCGACTGCGCCGCCTGCCATGCCCGGGACGTCCCGACCTGCTACAACTGCCACATCGACACGCGGCTCAAGGAAGGGAAGGACGCTTCGATCGAGATCAAGAACCTGCTCTTCCTCGTCAACCACGACGGTAAGGTGACCCCGGCCAACTTCCTGTCGTACGTGTACGGCAGCAAGACCATGATCACCTTCGCGCCCTCCTTCGCCCATTCGATCAGGAAGGAGGGGCGGAAATGCGCGGAGTGCCACGACACCCCGATCGTCCGTGACATCAAGGCCGATAGGCTCGTCCCCTTCCGCTGGGAGGACGGCCGGATCAAGAGCGTCGAGGGGGTGATCCCGGTGCTCGACGGCATGAGGTGGGACCTGGTCTTCCTGGGCCGCGAGGGGGACAGGTGGGTTCCCCTCCGCGACCCGGCCGCGCCGCTGCTGAATTACTCCAGCCGCTGCAGCCCGTTGACGCGGGAGCAGTTCGCGGAGATCGAGAAGGCACGCACGGGAGCGTAG
- the cysK gene encoding cysteine synthase A — MATFYPDVTRSIGRTPLVRLNRVVPAGGPTVLAKIEGRNPAYSVKCRIGAAMVWDAEERGTLKHGMEIVEPTSGNTGIALAYVAAARGYPLTLTMPETMSLERRKVLVAFGAKLVLTEGAKGMKGAIAKAEEIAASDPQHYFLPQQFKNPANPAIHEKTTGPEIWEDTGGAVDVLVSGVGTGGTITGVSRFIEKTKGKPILSVAVEPEASPVITQKLAGRELVPGPHKIQGLGAGFIPDTLDLSVVDRVERVTNEESVEFARRLAREEGILSGISCGAAVAVAARLAREPEFKGKTMVVVLPDAGERYLSTILFEGVFDSAGVAV; from the coding sequence CCATCGGCCGCACCCCGCTCGTGCGGCTCAACCGCGTCGTCCCCGCCGGCGGGCCGACGGTGCTGGCGAAGATCGAGGGGCGCAACCCCGCCTACTCGGTCAAGTGCCGGATCGGCGCCGCGATGGTGTGGGACGCCGAGGAGAGAGGAACGCTCAAGCACGGCATGGAGATCGTCGAGCCCACCAGCGGCAACACCGGGATCGCGCTCGCCTACGTCGCCGCGGCCCGCGGCTACCCCCTGACGCTCACCATGCCGGAGACCATGAGCCTCGAGCGCCGGAAGGTCCTGGTGGCCTTCGGCGCGAAGCTCGTGCTGACCGAGGGAGCGAAGGGGATGAAGGGCGCGATCGCGAAGGCCGAGGAGATCGCGGCCAGCGACCCACAGCACTATTTCCTCCCCCAGCAGTTCAAGAACCCCGCGAATCCCGCGATCCACGAGAAGACCACGGGACCGGAGATCTGGGAGGACACCGGCGGGGCCGTCGACGTCCTCGTGTCCGGAGTCGGCACCGGCGGGACCATCACCGGTGTTTCCCGCTTCATCGAGAAGACGAAGGGGAAGCCGATCCTCTCGGTCGCCGTCGAGCCGGAGGCGAGCCCGGTGATCACCCAGAAGCTCGCGGGGCGCGAGCTCGTCCCCGGCCCGCACAAGATCCAGGGGCTCGGAGCGGGGTTCATCCCCGACACCCTCGATCTCTCCGTGGTGGACCGCGTCGAGCGGGTGACGAACGAGGAGTCGGTCGAGTTCGCCCGCCGTCTCGCGCGGGAGGAGGGGATCCTGTCCGGCATCTCCTGCGGCGCGGCGGTCGCGGTCGCCGCCCGCCTTGCCCGCGAGCCGGAATTCAAGGGGAAGACGATGGTGGTGGTCCTCCCGGACGCCGGGGAGCGGTACCTCTCCACCATCCTCTTCGAGGGGGTGTTCGACAGCGCCGGCGTCGCCGTCTGA